The Ranitomeya variabilis isolate aRanVar5 chromosome 7, aRanVar5.hap1, whole genome shotgun sequence DNA window CGGGGAGTATCTTGCTGATAAATGTCACTGCACTGCACTCACTTTTGACTGTAAGTAGAAGGATCCTCCCGCCGCCTTGTCATTCACTTTGAAAAGATGGTCGTATTTCTAGAGGAGAGAGACAAGATCAGATCCTCAGTAAAGTTTTAATCGTGACCTGCAAGGAGCGTCTAGCGCCCCCTGTGGGTCATCTTTCAATATAGGTAATTACAAAATTGCTATTTGTGCAGTTTTCCCAAATACCATATTTCAACTAAATGTACATGAGGTGACGTATAAGGAGCCCAATGAGTCCTGAGGTCACTGGACTGCGGCCCCTCCGGGCCGTTCTTACCGTCTGGATCTCTTCAGGTTCCAGTTTGGAGACGTTCAGGATCTGCTGCGCCTCCTGCAGGCTTATTCCTGACAAGCTGCTGGCGGCTGCGGACTCTTTTCCTGCGCGTCCCCCCCTCGCCTCTGCGGCTGCTCTGCTTGCTGGAGATGACATTTGGGGGGGGCCATGTAAGACGTGTATACAGTACACTGCCCCATCACCTCTACTGTCCGCTGAGCACTTACCAGCAAACTCCTGCCGCAGGGCCCGTGTGAATGCCCGGCCCACCACCTGCGCCCCCATCACCAGGATCTGAGCCAAATACTTCGCCTATAGAGGAGACAACGTACATCAGTAGTATCGGGACAGCTGCAGGCCTTGTGGGTCCGACTCGTTTTTGATTCTTCCCTTTTCAGGAGCTACAACTTTATGTAtctgtctgtgtgcggagctcggTCAGCGCTGGGTTTAATTAGTGACCAAAAAAAAGATTAAtatgttattttttctttattagaaTTGCCTTACTTTCTGGGAAAAGGGGGTGGGGTGatgtaaataaattatatatatatatatatatatatatatatatatatatatatatatatatatatatatattgccctcCACACTTTTATATTGGTCCCCCTCCTCCCCAAATTGCTGGATTACATAGGTGTACATCATTGGCAACCCCCCCCCCAACTACAATGACATCGTTGGCACCCTATGATCACTTTCTATGAAGGCCATTGGGCTGGGAAGTGAAACTTACACCCCCCCCATTTCCATCCTTTTAAATGTCACGACTGGCAGCAGCATCTTAGGGCTTAAAGGGGGTCATCATCGGGAAACTACTTATTGTTTAAGGGGAACCAGCCACGAGCACTGCAGGTAAATTGCATTACTGAAAATGCAACGACCATCAGAAAATTAACTTTCTTCCTCTcgagagccgccggctttcagtcattgaGATTGACAGAACGatgtgagcggcggctgtaacctcgCCCCCACACTGACCGACACCTCGCTCTGCACAAATGCGATGTACTGCACgctgtcagtcagtgttggggAGAAGTTACATCGTTCTGTCGctctcctctatgactgaaagccggcggctcctgaGAGTAATAAAGCTCATTTTCTCAATAAGGCGGCCGGGCAGAAttatataaaataattattaacctgcagattaaccctatatttgcaggttaatagcttgtGGGGGataagacaggttccctttaaatcaggtattttttatacacatttttggcaatgtttttttttttctatatcacaatttgtattttaaaaaaaccctgaaattttCAATGTTCCCACCGGTCGGGTATTTTAGTCTTGCAGTCTTAACATCCTGTCTCAGGAAACACATGAACATTAGCTGCGATGATCACACCCCGATCTGCTGTATTGAGGCATCTCATGAGCGTGTGCGAAGTGACGTCGCCTGCTACGATTGATGGATCCTGTGCTATAACTTCTGTAGAAAGGTGCGAGCCGTCACTGACTCTGGtggtaatgagactgctgaaaaaacgTTCCTGAAAGGACAAGGAGTCCAAAAAAAGGTTTATCTGATGACGTCATGTTCGCCGATGGCCCCGCAGAGGTGACGGGTGACCGGGGCGAGTCGGGGTCATATATGACAAGTGTTGATGTTTATGCGGCAGGAATGACCCCATGAGGTCGGGTCTATGTGTGACGCGGCGCAGTCCCCGTCCTGGTCCCATCAGAGGCATCGTTGTCATAGTAACCTCACGGCGCTGCTTTACGGTAACGTGAGCACGACGGCCCTAATAACATTTGTCATTAATGATAATCAACTCTTGGGGTAAAAAGATACAATTCTATCAAAGGAAAACCCGGGAGCACAGTCACCCATGTCATCTTCACGTCACTGCCGTCAAATGAGCAGCACGCcggcagggcatgctgggatttgtagtgcacACACGGCAGTGACCCGCACACACCCCCCGGCTCGCTGGGTCACGGCTCGGTCTCTTACCATCCTGCTCTGCTGCCGTCAAGGTTACACGTGCGGCCGCGGCGTCCACTCTCCGTGCGGTGCAAGGACCTATGATGACGTCATAGTCAGGTGACCGGGGCTGAGACACCACGTGACGGCGCCATTTTGGAAAGCTTGCGGGAGCATTGAATTATGGGAGTTTAGATGTGAACACGTCATCACCCAGCGGCCTGGACGAGGAAGCACGCGCCTCACGCCGTCACTGGCGCTTGATGACTGTGCATCTATCTTCCAGCCGCCATCGTGTGTAAATCCTGAAGCGTGAAGACCAACCAATGAGAGTTCAGCTTTTATCTCTCCACTTAATTGAAAACGGAGATTGGATTGGGCGCTATTGTTACCATAGAAGGGAAAGGAGGCGTAGCCAACTGCAGCCAATCAGATATCCGCtctcattttttttaacattttgaaaaATGAAAGATGTCTCCCGATTGGTCGTTATTAGACAGATTAAtccttgcattaaccccttcctgccctGGCCATTTTTCAAACTTCCTTTATTTCCTCCCTTTCCTAAGAGCCAGAaaggttttctttcttttttttttttctccatagattcTGCTGGACGAGACGTAGTTATTAATTTCACCGTTCCCTTTACAACGTTCAAGACATAAATTCCAAATCTGGCgaaatgatggaaaaaaaaaaaaaaaaaaaccaaccaaaAAATTAAAAACCATTATTCTAAAAGTGATCATCTGGTTCGTGATTCTCCGGCTCACGACAAAGGCGCCAACACCAAACTTGtagatattttttcattattttaacagattattatttttttaaacttatttttttaaaaaaaaattctatccGTGGAGCCGTGCGGTGCTTGTATTCTCGCGGGACGAGCCGTCGTTTTTATCAAAaccattttgggatacatacaATGTTTTTGTCaatcactttttatttatttattttactcattgatatagcaccattaactgcacagcactttattattattatgcatacattatcatcactgtccccaatggggctcacaatctacattccctatcagtatgtctttggaatgtgggaggaaaccggagaacccggaggaaacccacgcaaacatggagagaacataaactccttgcagatgtcaccttttattgcattttttgggggagaTGCAGCCACCAAACTGCAAGTctgaggcttaaaaaaaaataaaaaaaaaaataagacaaatAAACGTTAACATATGttaattagagaaatctgcttttctCCTCttggacagttggtgcttataaagttctatggagcgcGGGGAACCCCGACCTTCTGCTGCAAGTTCTGAAATGACCGGTACATTTTGAACttttcttttaggctatgtgcacacgttctggatttttcacgttttttccccctataaaaaacgagataaaaccgcgaaaaaaaaaaccCGCATCCATTAATCATCCTAtagttagaatgcaatccgcaatttttgtgcgtatgttgcatttttttcccgcaagaaaaaaaacattgcgggaaaaaaacacagcatgttcattaattttgcggattttttgcgttttccccTCTACAGTATTCAATTGGGGAAGCtttggaaaaaaaagcaaaaaatctgcaaaaaaaaaaaaaacgtgcaaaaaccgCGAGGAAAAAAcgcgtgcggatttcctgcggaaaaagtcagttttttgtcaggaaatatcTGCAAAgattccagacgtgtgcacatagccttaaactgtaagggtatgtgcacacgctgcggattttgctgcagatccgcagcatttccgcagctgtttcccatgcgtttacagtacaatgtaaacctatgggaaacgaaaaccgcagtgcacatgcggaaaaaaacgcgcggaaacgcagcggtttacattccacagcatgtcaattctttgtgcggattccgctgcgggtttacacctgctccaatagaaaactgcaggtgaaaacccgcagcggaatctgcaataaaaaccgcgataaatctgcaggaaaaaccgcagtggttttgcactgcggatttatcaaaaccgctgcagaaaattccgcaatggaatccccagcgtgtgcacatggcctgtcaTTTCGGAAGAACTCTGGCTCCTCCATAGaagtttataagcaccaactgtcagctCTCAGTAACTGGAGAATCTGTTCTCACTGAATACAGATCTTACATCATGAAATCAAAGTGGAAGGATCGCTCCAAgaggagaaagaagccgatttctcCGATACGATCTATTACAATGTTGTTTATTTCCATTTATTACAGCGACGGTTACTCTCTCTTATACGAGTTAAGTAATTTAATGACTTGATAGATCGGAATTTGATGGACAAGACaataccaaatttttattttttttttcaaatttatttaatTCATTTTTGCATTTATATTTTTTAAGTTCCCCCTAATAGGATGAGAACTTGCAATAATTTGTGTTGTATACTGCAGTATAAGGCTCATATTAATCTGCATtaaaaaatggacgagtgcaagctgataaaaaaaaaaatcaaacttatcagacggagaaaaaaaaaaaaaaaatcgcagcatatgTCAGACGAgaattgccaatgcaagtcaatgggtgcaggaaaaaaaaaaaaaaaatcacaaggcaCACAAGACCATGTGTGAGCCGTCCTATTTTTACGCACCCATCTTATAGtaaacctgacatttcatcagtTGAGTACAGTAAATTATAGCCAGggagggggccatggatattggccccctcccagactaagagcatcagttctcagccgccccagaaatggcgcatttatAAGATGTGAAAAAAGTGCAACCTGTAGAGGGAttgatgaaataaaataaaaaagagaaaaaaagagacaTAACCAATTGTCCTGCTAAGACTAATAGTGActggcttatatatatatatgcactgcatGCCCATAAATTTGGCTGATATAGGCTCATGGTATAAGGTCTGCTCTCTAGCATTGATTGCTTAtgctatttattattatatttttttgataTAGTACTACCACTGGCTTTGTATGTGTGGCTCCAGGGGGGTCTACCTCTTTATGGGGTTTGTTAttgtattgtttttaaatgtttttattgtttttttgtgtgttttggactctaataaataaataaaacactttTTCTATTAATTTATGATATGTGATATTATTATCTAGGGTGTTCCCCAGTTGGTTAtgtctcttttttattttatttgttcatATTTTGACATACCTTGGGTTGATTCCCCTTTATTGTTGCAAGTATTGTGGTAGGTGCCCTCCACTTCTCTTTATTTCTGTAGAGGGTTTGATGGTTTCGGGAAACCTCTATCCTATGGGTGcagttggtttaaaaaaaaaaaaaaaaaaaacccttacccACCTCCGGTCCAAAGCCACTGCTCTGCTGCAGTTATGTGCAGTGTTGATGTAACGTAGACagccctgcagccagtcagtgacTTTAGCGGCTCCTGGTGTCCAACTCAGGCAGAGGAGCTAAACACAGTGATGTCCACATGACAATgacagcgctggacctggggagggtgagtaaggaTTTTTAAGCAATTTGCAGCCGGGGACAGGGGGTTTCCTAAATCAGAGAACCCCATTAATAAGCCTTGCCACATAACACGGAATATCAGACGTGGCAGAACGTTCATCTGAAGCAGATATTTCCTATCATCTATCTGAAGCAGAGACAAGAGATGGACACGAGACATGTTTTGAGAGTTTTATTagaagtataaggcagaccccgctCTGCAGGGCACATTTGGCAGTGCCACAAGTGGTCCCTGTGTTAGTAAAATATATGGCTTCTACACGGCAGGTAAACATTAGACGAGGTATGACCCGGGCATCTTATTAGACCTGTTCCCCTGATTGACACTGGTTAAGCAAGGAAGTCACTAGAATAAACTCATGCAGTCATGGAATACACCGCCATACTGTAAACATCACAATATTCTGCAGATCATAAACACGATATGCAGGTAGACGAAAAATGGCACCAGAAGGCAGGGGATGCCAGCGTGCCCAGTGCCAGAAGGCAGGGGATGCCAGTGTGCCCAGTGCTAGAAGGCATAGGATGCCAGTGTGCCCAGTGCCAGAAGGCAGGGGATGCCAGCGTGCCCAGTGCAAGAAGGCAGGGGATGCCAGTGTGCCCAGTGCTAGAAGGCATAGGATGCCAGTGTGCCCAGTGCCAGAAGGCAGGGGATGCCAGCGTGCCCAGTGCAAGAAGGCAGGGGATGCCAGTGTGCCCAGTGCTAGAAGGCAGGGGATGCCAGTGTGCCCAGTGCTAGAAGGCAGGGGGTCCCAGAGTGCCCATGCTGTGGCGGCCCCCATGGTAGGCAATGCTCCAGTTTTCTGGAGGGCCAGGAATGCTGGGAGTGTGTAAACAATCGGCCTGAGTTTATTTTTCCCTGGGCTCGGAATGTATCAGAAGCAGAGGTTTCGCCAAGACATTTCCAGTTACACGGGAGAGAGGTGAGGGGTGAGCAGGCAGCTGGGGTTACCGGAGGTCACCGCTAATCCTGAAAGAGACAAAATGCAGACTTGTAAGGAGAACAAAGAGCGTTCTGTGCAGAGGCCGGTGTGCGCTGCTCTGCTGTGTACATGGAGAAGAACAAGCCAACATGCAGACACATTCCGACCAGGTGTGCAGCACGTGTGCAGGGTATGGCGGGGACGTATTACCTCTGATTAATCATTCTGTATAATTATTATTTTAACATCTGCAGCAAGAGACACTGAGGGCTCGTCCATGGGGACAATCTGGAAGCATTTTACCCAAAAATGTGTATAGAGAgcattttccctttaaaaaaaaaaaaaaaaaaaagacaccaacTTTTCAGTTGCTCCTTAGTAACAGACTGGTGTGGAGTAACTGATTTTATAGTGTACCTGTCCGTTTaagtgacttttcagaataagctgtcctatgtgcgtacatgaggaataacactatctcTGGCCATTATAGGAGTTCTATGGAGGATAGtatacagtagtactgagcagtgtagtggtgaatccagcactggggtgagataaaacgCTTACTAAATACAGAGGTCATTATGCAGCAGTACTGAGAAGTATAACTGTGAATCCAACAATGAGGTGAGATAAAACATCTGAAAgctgaggacattatacagcagtactgagcagtgtaactgtgaatctaacactggggtgagataaaacacttagtaGAAAGAAGAGGACTTTctaaagcagtactgagcagtgcaaaCGTGAATCTAacactggggtgagataaaacacttagaaGAAAGAAGAGGACTTTctaaagcagtactgagcagtgtaaacgTGAATCTAACACTAGGGTGAGATAAAACAGTAGAAAGAAGAGGACTTTTcaaagcagtactgagcagtgtagctgtgtttCTAACAAtgaggtgagataaaacactaaAAAGCTGTGTAACTGTGAATACAGCCCAAGAGTGAAATAAAACACTTAGTAGAGACCTCAGCAGCTCTCTGGCTCCAACAGATGCCCAACCACCACTCCATTCGATCTCTATGAGGCTCCACAgccacatagagaatgaatggagcacagGTCGAGCAAGCGCAATGATGTTCTGTACTAATGTGTATAAATGTTCCCCGTTCTGCTGATCGGTGCAGGTCCCAGGACCCTTTAAGGTGCCATTTTGATGCAACTTTTGAAGCCAAAACAGTAAgaggtttaaaaaaaaagaaagaagtagAATGGATCCTAAATACTTCCCCTCCCATTATCATCTACTTGGGACATTGCCTTGAAAAAGGCATAAAATATTGCATCAAAACGGAACTTCTGAGAGCAACTGAATAAGAACTGCTCTCTTGATCAGGGATTAGCAAGGTAAAAACTAGATCCTAAAGTCGTCCTTATGATTAGTCATCAGGATACGGCCGGCCATATACATCAGCCGGAGCCAGCAGCCTGTGTGCTCTGTGACATGGAAACAATACAAGCCGAGTCTGGTGACCGCAAGCACAACGATGGAAGTATCTCCATGTGTAGGCTCACCCGGGGCTAAGGAAAAGGAGAACCTACAATTCTGGAGTCTCAGAGGACGGTGAAACCCACAGGATGGATTATCTTATGAATCTTGTCCTCGGCTGACCCCGGAGAAGAAATGGATTCCAGCAAATCAAGCAGAACCTTTCTCATTCTGTGTCGGAAGCTTAGAGACCAAGAACACAGAAATGTATCTGTGATATTCACAGTGCTTGATACTCACCCACTCGTCCTCATCAACGCCTTCAAATGCGTCCTGGGGCAGAGGGTCGTCCCGGTTCCCCAGTTTTGCAACCATTGCACTTAGAAGCTGAGGAATAGAAGACGTACATGGATTAGTCGTCATTAGGGGTTCTCTGCTGCAGTAGAAGACTTAGCTTGGTTGCCATATCTGCTGACAACTTCGTGGCAGGCCACACTCGGAAAACACAAGGCCTAAATTAAGACCAGATACCCAAGGTCCTGGCATTAGCGCCAGGCTGCTGTATCCCAGAGGCTAAAGTAGTAGGACCCTACTGGTCTTGTAATTCCACAACTTTGTACTGTCTACCCTTATACACTGTGTGCTAAACCTGCTGATATCGCCGGGGTCAGtgacagtctaatatgtatggagtCTCCAGACTCTTTCCCCAGGAGACATCGGTGGAGAGAAGGATCCGGAGCGCTGAATTGTAATCCTTTTGTTCTCCCGCTGCCAGAGGGATCACTAGTTATCTCCTACCCTTATTAAGTGATTGGGTAAAACATAAAATGAGCGTCAGCCTGCAGATCTAACCTCCTCCTTCTTCTGCTCATCTGTCTTCTCTTGAAGGTACACAGCAGCCGGTACAAACTTCTTGCTCGGTGCTTCCTTAGGAGCTTGGCTGACTGCGGGCAgggaaaaaaacaatatttttaaccctttaaggatacagccattttggatttttgcatcctgtttttttttgctccccttcttccaacaggcataacttttttttactgttttgtcCACATTGTCATACAGTATAAGGGCTTGTCtttttttgggggacaagttgtagttttcaaCGACACCATTCATGTtacctaaaaaataaaaatgatgaagaaaaaaaacacaaaaacaaaattgcTTTTGGTGATTGGTATTTATGTTGTCTGTTGTGTGGGGGAAAAATTACCTGGTAATAGGATTGTTCAGGTCAGTACGATCACAGTGACACCAAACTTGTATagttatttaattattattatttttattattttagtaacTTAAAAAAATTTggaatgtaataaaaaaataaaaaaatgttgccaatttgcacttttagtcgatggcgtgactgtttttttttttgcatggtgagCTGTAATTTTATTGGGGCTTTGATCATTTTATTGCATTGCAACCAAAAAAAACTCACCATATTTGTTGTTTCCATTCTGTcaaatttaaaatattttttttttttactttttaattatgGTAATTTTTGGATGGGGAAAAGGATGAGAGgactctgatttttattttttgtactgtTATTATTTATGACAAACTTtattactttttactgtattttttttttatttttagtccccATCGGGGACTTTGCTCGTTCTATATCTGGTTATATCATATGCAGATGCCTATACAGTGGACAATCATTAGCGAGTGTCCGGCTTCTGTGGACAGGTACCCTCGGAGTATTACTGGCGCTTACCAGGAACCATGCCCTGAGGACAGAGGCTGATGCTCGGCTGCTGCTTGTCTTTACCACTCAGCCATTCCTCCGCAGTCAGTGCCGGCTCCCAGGTGACACGGGATGGTGGGAACACGTCATCTTGGAAGAACTCTTTCTGTGTAGGTAAAATAACACGACAGCTGACTCTCCATTCACACAGTTATATGCAACCTACTAACTATGAAGCAGCGCCCACCTTAACACGCGGCACCCGGAAAGCCACAGGTTCAACAGAGCTGTAACAGAGGCGAAGGGCGCGCAGAACCTCCACGTCCGGCACGGAGCAATCCACCTTCCGCAGGTACTGGAAACCCTGGCGGTAGAGAAAACACAAGACCGTAATCTGATCATTATACACAGATGTCTCCTGCGGGCACCAGATATATCATTAGATGCGGGGTCCCACCTTATGTGGATCGCTGGGGATGAAGGTATTACATTCCAGGAAATAGGGGGATTCCGGGACCACCTCATAGAGGAACACTCTGGTGTCACCCTAGAGAAGAAGCAGCACAAGCAGGCTAGTAAAATAATAGGCAGACGAACATAAGAGCTTCTCTAAACCCAGGACAACAGGAGCCGACAATAAATACCTGTATTCCCATAAAATTACAACTCTGGAGCAGGAGCCTATAACCCACAGTAGTCCGGGCCTATACTCCTATTCCCACAGTAGTCAGGGTCTATACCCCTATTCCCACAGTAGTCAGGGCCTATACCCCTATTCCCACAGTAGTCAGGGCCTATACCCCATTCCCCCAGTAGTCAGGGTCTATACCCCTATTCCCACAGTAGTCAGGGCCTATACCCCTATTCCCACAGTAGTCAGGGCCTATACCCCATTCCCCCAGTAGTCAGGGTCTATACCCCTATTCCCACAGTAGTCAGGGCCTATACCCCTATTCCCACAGTAGTCAGGGCCTATACCCCATTCCCCCAGTAGTCAGGGTCTATACCCCTATTCCCACAGTAGTCAGGGCCTATACCCCTATTCCCACAGTAGTCAGGGCCTATACCCCTATTCCCACAGTAGTCAGGGCCTATACTCCTATTCCCACAGTAGTCAGGGCCTATACCCCTATTCCCACAGTAGTCAGGGTCTATACCCCTATTCCCACAGTAGTCAGGGCCTATACCCCTATTCCCACAGTAGTCAGGGCCTATACCCCATTCCCCCAGTAGTCAGGGTCTATACCCCTATTCCCACAGTAGTCAGGGCCTATACCCCTATTCCCACAGTAGTCAGGGCCTATACCCCTATTCCCACAGTAGTCAGGGCCTATACCCCATTCCCCCAGTAGTCAGGGTCTATACCCCTATTCCCACAGTAGTCAGGGCCTATACCCCTATTCCCACAGTAGTCAGGGTCTATACCCCTATTCCCACAGTAGTCAGGGCCTATACCCCTATTCCCACAGTAGTCAGGGCCTATACCCCATTCCCCCAGTAGTCAGGGTCTATACCCCTATTCCCACAGTAGTCAGGGCCTATACCCCTATTCCCACAGTAGTCAGGGTCTATACCCCATTCCCCCAGTAGTCAGGGTCTATACCCCTATTCCCACAGTAGTCAGGGCCTATACCCCTATTCCCACAGTAGACAGGGCCTATACCCCTATTCCCACAGTAGTCAGGGCCTATACCCCTATTCCCACAGTAGTCAGGGCCTATACCCCTATTCCCACAGTAGTCAGGGCATATCCCCCTATTCCCACAGTAGTCAGGGCCTATCCCCCTATTCCCACAGTAGTCAGGGTCTATACCCCTATTCCCACAGTAGTCAGGGTCTATACCTCTATTCCCACAGTAGTCAGGGCCTATACCCCTATTCCCACAGTAGTCAGGGCCTATAACCCAATTCCCACAGTAGTCAGGGCATATCCCCCTATTCCCACAGTAGTCAGGGCATATCCCCCTATTCCCACAGTAGTCAGGGCATATCCCCCTATTCCCACAGTAGTCAGGGTCTATACCCCATTCCCCCAGTAGTCAGGGCCTATACCCCTATTCCCACAGTAGTCAGGGTCTATATCCCTATTCCCACAGTAGTCAGGGCCTATCCCCCTATTCCCACAGTAGTCAGGGTCTATACCCCTATTCCCACAGTAGTCAGGGCCTATACCCCTATTTCCACAGTAGTCAGGGCCTATCCCCCTATTCCCACAGTAGTCAGGGTCTATACCCCTATTCCCACAGTAGTCAGGGCCTATACCCCTATTCCCACAGTAGTCAGGGCCTATAACCCAATTCCCACAGTAGTCAGGGCATATCCCCCTATTCCCACAGTAGTCAGGGCATATCCCCCTATTCCCACAGTAGTCAGGGCATATCCCCCTATTCCCACAGTAGTCAGGGTCTATACCCCATTCCCCCAGTAGTCAGGGCCTATACCCCTATTCCCACAGTAGTCAGGGTCTATATCCCTATTCCCACAGTAGTCAGGGCCTATCCCCCTATTCCCACAGTAGTCAGGGTCTATACCCCTATTCCCACAGTAGTCAGGGCCTATCCCCCTATTCCCACAGTAGTCAGGGTCTATACCCCTATTCCCATAGTAGTCAGGGTCTATATCCCTATTCCCACAGTAGTCAGGGCATATCCCCCTATTCCCACAGTAGTCAGGGCCTATCCCCCTATTCCCACAGTAGTCAGGGTCTATACCCCTATTCCCACAGTAGTCAGGGTCTATATCCCTATTCCCACAGTAGTCAGGGCATATCCCCCTATTCCCACAGTAGTCAGGGCCTATCCCCCTATTCCCACAGTAGTCAGGGTCTATACCCCTATTCCCACAGTAGTCAGGGTCTATATCCCTATTCCCACAGTAGTCAGGGCCTATACCCCTATTCCCACAGTAGTCAGGGCCTATCCCCCTATTCCCACTGTAGTCAGGGTCTATATCCCTATTCCCACAGTAGTCAGGGCCTATCCCCCTATTCCCACAGTAGTCAGG harbors:
- the PAM16 gene encoding mitochondrial import inner membrane translocase subunit TIM16 isoform X2, encoding MAKYLAQILVMGAQVVGRAFTRALRQEFAASRAAAEARGGRAGKESAAASSLSGISLQEAQQILNVSKLEPEEIQTKYDHLFKVNDKAAGGSFYLQSKVVRAKERLDQELQIQNNTIDSGEESKTT